Proteins encoded in a region of the Mycteria americana isolate JAX WOST 10 ecotype Jacksonville Zoo and Gardens chromosome 9, USCA_MyAme_1.0, whole genome shotgun sequence genome:
- the LOC142414806 gene encoding uncharacterized protein LOC142414806 isoform X2 yields MALGSRWLGKGCACARPSEVLGAAWRGKALRCFLQEAGAPGLLAFSDLCATKKGTRCETPCETLSAVPAASLWFWLMAFVSGVFGRHCKGKAFVQPTSLVLHCQYGERCLCKCSSPAWRQSLNNWLLELPPKTAKGHGRAGEASWQRLHSGCLEALLQGAANLAGRRKQMWLHLKAVDFNRVAQDS; encoded by the exons ATGGCACTGGGAAGCCGCTGGCTGGGTAAGGGCTGTGCCTGTGCCCGTCCCTCGGAGGTCCTCGGGGCGGCCTGGAGGGGAAAAGCCTTACGCTGCTTCCTGCAGGAGGCTGGGGCCCCGGGGCTTCTCGCATTTTCAGACCTATGTGCCACGAAAAAAGGTACGAGGTGTGAAACACCCTGTGAGACGTTGTCTGCTGTCCCCGCAGCCTCTCTGTGGTTCTGGCTCATGGCTTTTGTTTCAGGGGTTTTTGGAAGACactgcaaaggaaaggcatttgtCCAGCCCACCAGCCTTGTCCTCCATTGCCAGTACGGTGAACGTTGCCTCTGCAAGTGCTCATCACCAGCCTGGAGGCAGTCCCTCAATAACTGG TTACTTGAACTTCCTCCAAAGACTGCTAAAGGCCACGGGAGGGCTGGGGAAGCGTCCTGGCAGCGCTTGCACTCTGGCTGCCTGGAGGCACTGCTGCAG GGAGCAGCAAATCTGGCTGGCAGACGAAAGCAAATGTGGTTGCATCTGAAAGCTGTTGATTTCAACAGAGTGGCTCAAGATTCATGA
- the LOC142414806 gene encoding uncharacterized protein LOC142414806 isoform X1, which produces MAVRRAMPAARGWCRPSRAWQRGVWHWEAAGWVRAVPVPVPRRSSGRPGGEKPYAASCRRLGPRGFSHFQTYVPRKKGFLEDTAKERHLSSPPALSSIASTVNVASASAHHQPGGSPSITGYLNFLQRLLKATGGLGKRPGSACTLAAWRHCCRYSTNWRRTSSHAPQPLRAARPRVKGPHLGERGRGAACLPCTHLQWLCGSAAPSVTTIGVRLALKVGERNQLQKTSPLFPTGSSKSGWQTKANVVASESC; this is translated from the exons ATGGCTGTCCGCAGGGCCATGCCGGCGGCCCGCGGCTGGTGCCGGCCATCACGGGCTTGGCAGCGCGGGGTATGGCACTGGGAAGCCGCTGGCTGGGTAAGGGCTGTGCCTGTGCCCGTCCCTCGGAGGTCCTCGGGGCGGCCTGGAGGGGAAAAGCCTTACGCTGCTTCCTGCAGGAGGCTGGGGCCCCGGGGCTTCTCGCATTTTCAGACCTATGTGCCACGAAAAAAG GGGTTTTTGGAAGACactgcaaaggaaaggcatttgtCCAGCCCACCAGCCTTGTCCTCCATTGCCAGTACGGTGAACGTTGCCTCTGCAAGTGCTCATCACCAGCCTGGAGGCAGTCCCTCAATAACTGG TTACTTGAACTTCCTCCAAAGACTGCTAAAGGCCACGGGAGGGCTGGGGAAGCGTCCTGGCAGCGCTTGCACTCTGGCTGCCTGGAGGCACTGCTGCAGGTACTCCACGAACTGGCGCAGGACCTCCAGCCATGCTCCTCAGCCTCTGCGAGCGGCCAGGCCTCGTGTGAAAGGACCACACCTGGGGGAGCGTGGCAGGGGAGCGGCGTGCCTTCCCTGCACCCATCTCCAGTGGCTGTGTGGCTCGGCAGCTCCCAGTGTCACCACCATCGGGGTGAGGCTGGCCCTCAAAGTTGGGGAGCGTAACCAGCTCCAGAAAACATCCCCACTCTTTCCCACAGGGAGCAGCAAATCTGGCTGGCAGACGAAAGCAAATGTGGTTGCATCTGAAAGCTGTTGA
- the METTL21A gene encoding protein N-lysine methyltransferase METTL21A isoform X2 translates to MALVPYEEGAGWGARQLHSPSASYRFASRTIRVRQDWRRLGVAAVVWDAAVVLCAYLETGGADLRDRSVIELGAGTGLLGIVATLLDLEHCIPNAVFMDIDCMSETYTPVSLRCSCYHHRQGGSTGVPGVKCTG, encoded by the exons ATGGCCTTGGTCCCCTACGAGGAGGGAGCCGGCTGGGGAGCGCGGCAGCTGCACAGCCCTTCGGCCAGCTACCGCTTCGCCAGCCGCACCATCCGCGTCCGGCAGGACTGGCGGCGGCTGGGGGTGGCGGCGGTGGTCTGGGATGCG GCTGTTGTCTTGTGTGCTTATCTGGAGACGGGAGGCGCTGATCTCCGGGATCGGTCTGTGATTGAGCTGGGAGCTGGAACTGGATTGCTGGGAATAGTGGCCAC CCTGCTTGACTTAGAGCATTGTATTCCAAATGCTGTATTTATGGACATCGACTGTATGTCTGAGACATATACTCCTGTATCGCTTAGGTGCTCGTGTTACCATCACAGACAGGGCGGCAGCACTGGAGTTCCTGGAGTCAAATGTACGGGCTAA
- the METTL21A gene encoding protein N-lysine methyltransferase METTL21A isoform X1 — protein MALVPYEEGAGWGARQLHSPSASYRFASRTIRVRQDWRRLGVAAVVWDAAVVLCAYLETGGADLRDRSVIELGAGTGLLGIVATLLGARVTITDRAAALEFLESNVRANLPSELHPRAVVKELTWGKDLGNFPPGAFDFILGADIVYLEETFAELLQTLEHLCSEQTVILLSCRIRYERDHKFLKMLRGRFSVYEVHYDSSKDVHIYKAQRGSRKDDF, from the exons ATGGCCTTGGTCCCCTACGAGGAGGGAGCCGGCTGGGGAGCGCGGCAGCTGCACAGCCCTTCGGCCAGCTACCGCTTCGCCAGCCGCACCATCCGCGTCCGGCAGGACTGGCGGCGGCTGGGGGTGGCGGCGGTGGTCTGGGATGCG GCTGTTGTCTTGTGTGCTTATCTGGAGACGGGAGGCGCTGATCTCCGGGATCGGTCTGTGATTGAGCTGGGAGCTGGAACTGGATTGCTGGGAATAGTGGCCACGTTATTAg GTGCTCGTGTTACCATCACAGACAGGGCGGCAGCACTGGAGTTCCTGGAGTCAAATGTACGGGCTAACTTACCTTCTGAACTACATCCGAGAGCTGTGGTGAAGGAACTGACTTGGGGAAAAGACCTGGGTAACTTCCCTCCAGGAGCATTTGACTTCATCTTGGGTGCAGACATCGTTTATCTGGAAGAAACttttgcagaactgctgcagaCGCTGGAGCACCTGTGCTCAGAGCAAACTGTGATTCTTCTTTCCTGTCGTATCCGCTATGAACGGGATCACAAATTCTTGAAGATGCTGAGAGGCCGTTTCTCTGTATATGAGGTCCACTATGATTCCAGTAAGGATGTTCATATCTACAAAGCACAGAGGGGTAGTCGCAAGGATGACTTTTGA